One window from the genome of Glycine soja cultivar W05 chromosome 12, ASM419377v2, whole genome shotgun sequence encodes:
- the LOC114379460 gene encoding uncharacterized protein LOC114379460 isoform X1, producing MESILGRALEYTLKYWLKSFSREQFKLQGRTVHLSNLDIDGDALHSSVGLPPALNVATAKVGKLEITLPSVSNVQTEPIVVHIDRLDLVLEENSDSDESLSSNCSTPSAASAKGSGYGFADKIADGMTIQIQTVNLLLETRGGSRRQAGATWAPPMASITIRNLLLYTTNENWQVVNLKEAREFSSHKKYIYVFKKLEWQSLSIDLLPHPDMFTEAAFGHSQGESNFRDDDGAKRVFFGGERFIEGVSGEAYITIQRTELNSPLGLEVQLHINEAVCPAVSEPGLRALLRFMTGVYVCLNRGDLDSKIHQRSTEAAGRSLVSIVVDHIFLCIKDTEFQLELLMQSLCFSRASLSEGDNDNNLTRITIGGLFLRDTFCSPPCILVQPSMQVVTRDAFHVPEFARSFCPPIYPLQEQEWQLIEGTPLICLHALKIMPSPLPPSFASETVIDCQPLVIHLQEESCLRISSLLADGIVVNPGDILPDFSVKSFIFNLKGLDLTVPFDKTKLDISKSDMDNTVQTSFAGARLHIESLCFLNSPSLKLRILNLEKDPACFSLWEGQPIDASQEKWTARASQLTLSLEACTDRTGCQNSLKQTSGLWRCVDLKDACIEVAMATADGSPLLQVPPPGGIVRVGVACEQYLSNTSVEQLFFVLDLYGYFGRVSEKIAKAVKRKQLEDIRDKSFSGKLMDKVPSDAAVSLSVKNLQLRFLESSSVNIEGMPLVQFVGDDLFTSATHRTLGGAIIVSSFLRWGSVVIGCVDDEGHLPCENGSFLSSKENALSLSDNGYPQLRTVFWVHKNEKHLLNGNAYSVPFLDISMEHVIPLYEQDLESHSLNVSASVSGVRLAGGMNYAEALLHRFGILGPDGAPGTGLCKGLENLQKGPLSKLFKATPLIVDNSEDVGSMREGKEISFPQLKKPDDVDVTIELRDWLFALEDAQETAERWWFSSHVDEGREERSWHASFHGLRVNAKSSPTDVPGGKGQLRRIKQHPVELITHLQVGIQGLQILKPHLQKDIPSSTLIANGGKGFTNTVGGIGVEVRLILGGENVDDEMVNWEVENLKFSVKQPIEAVVTKDEVQHLTFLCKSEIDSIGRITAGIIRLLKLEGSVGQSVIDQLGHLGSEGIDKIFSSEKYSRDGSVGSRGLSPLPNLIINEESHKTSEQTLTLLEEALTDSQAKLNDLISDIGTSESSSQHLTIVQLSQNIETMHDLLMQLRNQI from the exons ATGGAGTCAATACTGGGTCGGGCTCTGGAGTACACTCTCAAGTACTGGCTCAAGTCCTTCTCCCGCGAACAGTTCAAGCTCCAAGGCCGCACCGTTCACCTCTCCAATTTAG ATATCGATGGAGACGCCTTGCATTCCAGCGTCGGATTGCCGCCGGCGCTCAACGTCGCCACCGCCAAAGTCGGCAAGCTAGAGATTACA CTTCCGTCGGTGAGCAATGTGCAAACGGAGCCAATCGTGGTGCATATTGATAGACTCGATCTGGTTCTCGAGGAgaattctgattctgatgaatCTCTTAGTTCGAACTG CTCCACGCCGTCGGCTGCCTCCGCCAAGGGAAGTGGTTATGGTTTCGCTGATAAG ATTGCAGATGGCATGACTATACAAATTCAAACAGTTAATCTTTTACTTGAAACTCGTGGTGGTTCTCGTCGCCAAGCGGGAGCAACATG GGCTCCACCTATGGCATCTATCACCATACGCAACCTTTTGTTGTATACTACCAATGAAAACTGGCAG GTTGTAAATCTTAAGGAAGCACGGGAATTCTCCAGTCACAAGAAGTATATATATGTCTTCAAA AAACTGGAATGGCAATCTTTGTCTATTGATCTCTTACCTCATCCCGACATGTTCACAGAGGCTGCATTTGGCCACTCTCAAGGGGAATCAAACTTTAGGGATGATGATGGCGCAAAGCGTGTATTCTTTGGAGGAGAGCGTTTTATAGAAGGAGTATCAGGAGAAGCATAT ATCACAATTCAGAGAACTGAGTTGAATAGTCCACTTGGGCTTGAGGTTCAATTGCACATCAATGAAGCTGTTTGCCCTGCAGTAAGCGAACCAG GATTACGTGCACTTCTCCGCTTTATGACAGGAGTATATGTTTGTCTAAACAGGGGTGATCTTGATTCCAAGATTCATCAG CGATCCACTGAAGCAGCTGGGCGTTCTCTTGTCTCAATTGTCGTAGATCATATATTTCTTTGTATTAAAGATACTG AATTCCAGCTTGAGCTTTTGATGCAGTCCCTCTGCTTTTCTCGG GCCAGTCTCTCTGAAGGAGATAATGATAATAACTTGACCAGAATTACAATTGGTGGCTTATTTTTAAG GGACACCTTCTGTAGCCCTCCATGTATCTTAGTGCAACCATCAATGCAAGTTGTCACAAGAGATGCTTTCCATGTGCCAGAATTTG CCAGAAGCTTTTGCCCTCCAATATATCCTTTGCAAGAACAGGAGTGGCAATTGATCGAGGGAACCCCTCTAATATGCCTCCATGCTCTTAAGATCATGCCTTCTCCACTTCCACCATCCTTTGCTTCTGAAACTGTTATTGACTGTCAGCCTCTTGTG ATTCATCTCCAGGAAGAATCATGCCTGAGGATATCCTCTTTATTAGCTGATGGAATTGTTGTCAATCCTGGTGACATTTTACCAGATTTCTCAGtgaaatcttttattttcaatctaaaagGACTGGATCTTACAGTTCCTTTTGACAAGACCAAATTGGATATTTCCAAAAGTGACATGGACAATACAGTCCAGACCTCCTTTGCTGGAGCAAGGCTTCATATTGAAAgcctttgttttttaaattcacCCTCACTGAAACTAAGAATTCTGAACCTGGAGAAGGATCCTGCTTGCTTCAGTCTTTGGGAAGGTCAACCAATTGATGCTAGCCAGGAGAAATGGACTGCTAGAGCATCCCAGCTTACTTTATCTCTGGAAGCATGTACTGACAGAACTGGATGTCAAAATTCCCTTAAACAGACATCAGGATTGTGGAGATGTGTTGATCTGAAAGATGCTTGCATTGAAGTAGCTATGGCAACTGCTGATGGCAGTCCATTGTTACAAGTTCCCCCTCCGGGGGGTATTGTTAGGGTTGGAGTTGCTTGCGAACAGTATCTGTCCAACACTTCTGTTGAACAATTGTTTTTCGTCCTGGATCTATATGGTTATTTTGGGAGAGTTAGTGAAAAGATAGCAAAGGCCGTAAAAAGGAAACAATTGGAGGACATTAGGGACAAATCTTTTAGTGGAAAGCTGATGGACAAGGTTCCTAGTGATGCTGCTGTGAGTttatcagtgaaaaacctccAACTTCGATTTCTGGAGTCATCTTCTGTGAATATTGAGGGGATGCCTTTAGTGCAATTTGTTGGAGATGATCTGTTTACTAGTGCCACTCACAGAACCCTTGGTGGGGCTATTATTGTTTCATCTTTTTTACGTTGGGGGAGTGTTGTGATAGGTTGTGTAGATGATGAGGGGCACTTGCCGTGTGAAAATGGCTCATTCTTGAGTTCTAAGGAAAATGCTCTCTCATTGAGTGATAATGGATATCCTCAACTAAGAACTGTTTTCTGGGTGCATAAGAACGAGAAACATCTATTGAATGGAAATGCTTATTCAGTCCCTTTTCTGGACATAAGCATGGAGCATGTCATACCATTATATGAACAAGACTTGGAGTCTCATAGTTTGAATGTCTCAGCTTCTGTATCTGGTGTTCGTCTTGCTGGAGGAATGAACTATGCTGAAGCCCTCCTGCATAGATTTGGAATACTTGGGCCTGATGGAGCTCCTGGGACGGGTCTTTGTAAAGGGTTGGAAAACTTACAAAAAGGACCATTGTCAAAACTTTTTAAGGCAACTCCTCTCATTGTTGATAATTCAGAAGATG TTGGAAGTATGAGAGAAGGGAAAGAAATCAGTTTTCCTCAATTGAAGAAGCCTGATGATGTGGATGTAACTATAGAATTGAGAGACTGGTTATTTGCCCTTGAAGATGCACAAGAGACAGCTGAAAGATGGTGGTTCTCAAGCCATGTAGATGAAGGCAGAGAAGAGAGGAGTTGGCATGCATCTTTCCATGGTTTGCGAGTAAATGCAAAAAGTAGCCCAACGGATGTTCCAGGTGGAAAAGGACAATTGCGAAGAATAAAACAACATCCAGTAGAATTGATTACA CACTTGCAGGTTGGAATTCAAGGTCTGCAAATCTTGAAGCCACATTTGCAAAAAGACATTCCTTCATCAACGCTAATTGCAAATGGGGGTAAAGGATTCACCAACACAGTTGGAGGAATTGGTGTTGAAGTTCGCTTGATATTAGGTGGGGAGAATGTCGATGATGAAATGGTCAATTGGGAAGTGGAAAACCTAAAATTCTCTGTTAAACAACCG ATTGAGGCAGTTGTAACCAAGGATGAGGTTCAGCACCTCACTTTTCTGTGCAAATCTGAAATTGACTCAATTGGCCGGATAACTGCTGGAATTATACGGTTGCTGAAGTTAGAAGGTTCTGTTGGTCAGTCTGTAATAGACCAACTCGGCCACCTAG GAAGTGAAGGCATTGATAAGATTTTCTCTTCTGAAAAGTACAGTAGAGACGGAAGTGTTGGTAGTAGAGGACTTTCTCCATTGCCAAATCTCATCATAAATGAGGAATCACACAAAACTTCAGAACAAACATTGACTTTGCTTGAGGAAGCACTTACGGATTCACAGGCTAAACTTAATGATTTAATCAGTGATATTGGTACTTCAGAGTCTTCCTCTCAACACCTTACCATCGTCCAACTCAGTCAAAATATAGAGACTATGCACGACTTGTTGATGCAATTACGGAATCAAATTTGA
- the LOC114379460 gene encoding uncharacterized protein LOC114379460 isoform X2, giving the protein MESILGRALEYTLKYWLKSFSREQFKLQGRTVHLSNLDIDGDALHSSVGLPPALNVATAKVGKLEITLPSVSNVQTEPIVVHIDRLDLVLEENSDSDESLSSNCSTPSAASAKGSGYGFADKIADGMTIQIQTVNLLLETRGGSRRQAGATWAPPMASITIRNLLLYTTNENWQVVNLKEAREFSSHKKYIYVFKKLEWQSLSIDLLPHPDMFTEAAFGHSQGESNFRDDDGAKRVFFGGERFIEGVSGEAYITIQRTELNSPLGLEVQLHINEAVCPAVSEPGLRALLRFMTGVYVCLNRGDLDSKIHQRSTEAAGRSLVSIVVDHIFLCIKDTEFQLELLMQSLCFSRASLSEGDNDNNLTRITIGGLFLRDTFCSPPCILVQPSMQVVTRDAFHVPEFARSFCPPIYPLQEQEWQLIEGTPLICLHALKIMPSPLPPSFASETVIDCQPLVIHLQEESCLRISSLLADGIVVNPGDILPDFSVKSFIFNLKGLDLTVPFDKTKLDISKSDMDNTVQTSFAGARLHIESLCFLNSPSLKLRILNLEKDPACFSLWEGQPIDASQEKWTARASQLTLSLEACTDRTGCQNSLKQTSGLWRCVDLKDACIEVAMATADGSPLLQVPPPGGIVRVGVACEQYLSNTSVEQLFFVLDLYGYFGRVSEKIAKAVKRKQLEDIRDKSFSGKLMDKVPSDAAVSLSVKNLQLRFLESSSVNIEGMPLVQFVGDDLFTSATHRTLGGAIIVSSFLRWGSVVIGCVDDEGHLPCENGSFLSSKENALSLSDNGYPQLRTVFWVHKNEKHLLNGNAYSVPFLDISMEHVIPLYEQDLESHSLNVSASVSGVRLAGGMNYAEALLHRFGILGPDGAPGTGLCKGLENLQKGPLSKLFKATPLIVDNSEDVGSMREGKEISFPQLKKPDDVDVTIELRDWLFALEDAQETAERWWFSSHVDEGREERSWHASFHGLRVNAKSSPTDVPGGKGQLRRIKQHPVELITVGIQGLQILKPHLQKDIPSSTLIANGGKGFTNTVGGIGVEVRLILGGENVDDEMVNWEVENLKFSVKQPIEAVVTKDEVQHLTFLCKSEIDSIGRITAGIIRLLKLEGSVGQSVIDQLGHLGSEGIDKIFSSEKYSRDGSVGSRGLSPLPNLIINEESHKTSEQTLTLLEEALTDSQAKLNDLISDIGTSESSSQHLTIVQLSQNIETMHDLLMQLRNQI; this is encoded by the exons ATGGAGTCAATACTGGGTCGGGCTCTGGAGTACACTCTCAAGTACTGGCTCAAGTCCTTCTCCCGCGAACAGTTCAAGCTCCAAGGCCGCACCGTTCACCTCTCCAATTTAG ATATCGATGGAGACGCCTTGCATTCCAGCGTCGGATTGCCGCCGGCGCTCAACGTCGCCACCGCCAAAGTCGGCAAGCTAGAGATTACA CTTCCGTCGGTGAGCAATGTGCAAACGGAGCCAATCGTGGTGCATATTGATAGACTCGATCTGGTTCTCGAGGAgaattctgattctgatgaatCTCTTAGTTCGAACTG CTCCACGCCGTCGGCTGCCTCCGCCAAGGGAAGTGGTTATGGTTTCGCTGATAAG ATTGCAGATGGCATGACTATACAAATTCAAACAGTTAATCTTTTACTTGAAACTCGTGGTGGTTCTCGTCGCCAAGCGGGAGCAACATG GGCTCCACCTATGGCATCTATCACCATACGCAACCTTTTGTTGTATACTACCAATGAAAACTGGCAG GTTGTAAATCTTAAGGAAGCACGGGAATTCTCCAGTCACAAGAAGTATATATATGTCTTCAAA AAACTGGAATGGCAATCTTTGTCTATTGATCTCTTACCTCATCCCGACATGTTCACAGAGGCTGCATTTGGCCACTCTCAAGGGGAATCAAACTTTAGGGATGATGATGGCGCAAAGCGTGTATTCTTTGGAGGAGAGCGTTTTATAGAAGGAGTATCAGGAGAAGCATAT ATCACAATTCAGAGAACTGAGTTGAATAGTCCACTTGGGCTTGAGGTTCAATTGCACATCAATGAAGCTGTTTGCCCTGCAGTAAGCGAACCAG GATTACGTGCACTTCTCCGCTTTATGACAGGAGTATATGTTTGTCTAAACAGGGGTGATCTTGATTCCAAGATTCATCAG CGATCCACTGAAGCAGCTGGGCGTTCTCTTGTCTCAATTGTCGTAGATCATATATTTCTTTGTATTAAAGATACTG AATTCCAGCTTGAGCTTTTGATGCAGTCCCTCTGCTTTTCTCGG GCCAGTCTCTCTGAAGGAGATAATGATAATAACTTGACCAGAATTACAATTGGTGGCTTATTTTTAAG GGACACCTTCTGTAGCCCTCCATGTATCTTAGTGCAACCATCAATGCAAGTTGTCACAAGAGATGCTTTCCATGTGCCAGAATTTG CCAGAAGCTTTTGCCCTCCAATATATCCTTTGCAAGAACAGGAGTGGCAATTGATCGAGGGAACCCCTCTAATATGCCTCCATGCTCTTAAGATCATGCCTTCTCCACTTCCACCATCCTTTGCTTCTGAAACTGTTATTGACTGTCAGCCTCTTGTG ATTCATCTCCAGGAAGAATCATGCCTGAGGATATCCTCTTTATTAGCTGATGGAATTGTTGTCAATCCTGGTGACATTTTACCAGATTTCTCAGtgaaatcttttattttcaatctaaaagGACTGGATCTTACAGTTCCTTTTGACAAGACCAAATTGGATATTTCCAAAAGTGACATGGACAATACAGTCCAGACCTCCTTTGCTGGAGCAAGGCTTCATATTGAAAgcctttgttttttaaattcacCCTCACTGAAACTAAGAATTCTGAACCTGGAGAAGGATCCTGCTTGCTTCAGTCTTTGGGAAGGTCAACCAATTGATGCTAGCCAGGAGAAATGGACTGCTAGAGCATCCCAGCTTACTTTATCTCTGGAAGCATGTACTGACAGAACTGGATGTCAAAATTCCCTTAAACAGACATCAGGATTGTGGAGATGTGTTGATCTGAAAGATGCTTGCATTGAAGTAGCTATGGCAACTGCTGATGGCAGTCCATTGTTACAAGTTCCCCCTCCGGGGGGTATTGTTAGGGTTGGAGTTGCTTGCGAACAGTATCTGTCCAACACTTCTGTTGAACAATTGTTTTTCGTCCTGGATCTATATGGTTATTTTGGGAGAGTTAGTGAAAAGATAGCAAAGGCCGTAAAAAGGAAACAATTGGAGGACATTAGGGACAAATCTTTTAGTGGAAAGCTGATGGACAAGGTTCCTAGTGATGCTGCTGTGAGTttatcagtgaaaaacctccAACTTCGATTTCTGGAGTCATCTTCTGTGAATATTGAGGGGATGCCTTTAGTGCAATTTGTTGGAGATGATCTGTTTACTAGTGCCACTCACAGAACCCTTGGTGGGGCTATTATTGTTTCATCTTTTTTACGTTGGGGGAGTGTTGTGATAGGTTGTGTAGATGATGAGGGGCACTTGCCGTGTGAAAATGGCTCATTCTTGAGTTCTAAGGAAAATGCTCTCTCATTGAGTGATAATGGATATCCTCAACTAAGAACTGTTTTCTGGGTGCATAAGAACGAGAAACATCTATTGAATGGAAATGCTTATTCAGTCCCTTTTCTGGACATAAGCATGGAGCATGTCATACCATTATATGAACAAGACTTGGAGTCTCATAGTTTGAATGTCTCAGCTTCTGTATCTGGTGTTCGTCTTGCTGGAGGAATGAACTATGCTGAAGCCCTCCTGCATAGATTTGGAATACTTGGGCCTGATGGAGCTCCTGGGACGGGTCTTTGTAAAGGGTTGGAAAACTTACAAAAAGGACCATTGTCAAAACTTTTTAAGGCAACTCCTCTCATTGTTGATAATTCAGAAGATG TTGGAAGTATGAGAGAAGGGAAAGAAATCAGTTTTCCTCAATTGAAGAAGCCTGATGATGTGGATGTAACTATAGAATTGAGAGACTGGTTATTTGCCCTTGAAGATGCACAAGAGACAGCTGAAAGATGGTGGTTCTCAAGCCATGTAGATGAAGGCAGAGAAGAGAGGAGTTGGCATGCATCTTTCCATGGTTTGCGAGTAAATGCAAAAAGTAGCCCAACGGATGTTCCAGGTGGAAAAGGACAATTGCGAAGAATAAAACAACATCCAGTAGAATTGATTACA GTTGGAATTCAAGGTCTGCAAATCTTGAAGCCACATTTGCAAAAAGACATTCCTTCATCAACGCTAATTGCAAATGGGGGTAAAGGATTCACCAACACAGTTGGAGGAATTGGTGTTGAAGTTCGCTTGATATTAGGTGGGGAGAATGTCGATGATGAAATGGTCAATTGGGAAGTGGAAAACCTAAAATTCTCTGTTAAACAACCG ATTGAGGCAGTTGTAACCAAGGATGAGGTTCAGCACCTCACTTTTCTGTGCAAATCTGAAATTGACTCAATTGGCCGGATAACTGCTGGAATTATACGGTTGCTGAAGTTAGAAGGTTCTGTTGGTCAGTCTGTAATAGACCAACTCGGCCACCTAG GAAGTGAAGGCATTGATAAGATTTTCTCTTCTGAAAAGTACAGTAGAGACGGAAGTGTTGGTAGTAGAGGACTTTCTCCATTGCCAAATCTCATCATAAATGAGGAATCACACAAAACTTCAGAACAAACATTGACTTTGCTTGAGGAAGCACTTACGGATTCACAGGCTAAACTTAATGATTTAATCAGTGATATTGGTACTTCAGAGTCTTCCTCTCAACACCTTACCATCGTCCAACTCAGTCAAAATATAGAGACTATGCACGACTTGTTGATGCAATTACGGAATCAAATTTGA
- the LOC114379460 gene encoding uncharacterized protein LOC114379460 isoform X3: MESILGRALEYTLKYWLKSFSREQFKLQGRTVHLSNLDIDGDALHSSVGLPPALNVATAKVGKLEITLPSVSNVQTEPIVVHIDRLDLVLEENSDSDESLSSNCSTPSAASAKGSGYGFADKIADGMTIQIQTVNLLLETRGGSRRQAGATWAPPMASITIRNLLLYTTNENWQVVNLKEAREFSSHKKYIYVFKKLEWQSLSIDLLPHPDMFTEAAFGHSQGESNFRDDDGAKRVFFGGERFIEGVSGEAYITIQRTELNSPLGLEVQLHINEAVCPAVSEPGLRALLRFMTGVYVCLNRGDLDSKIHQRSTEAAGRSLVSIVVDHIFLCIKDTEFQLELLMQSLCFSRASLSEGDNDNNLTRITIGGLFLRDTFCSPPCILVQPSMQVVTRDAFHVPEFARSFCPPIYPLQEQEWQLIEGTPLICLHALKIMPSPLPPSFASETVIDCQPLVIHLQEESCLRISSLLADGIVVNPGDILPDFSVKSFIFNLKGLDLTVPFDKTKLDISKSDMDNTVQTSFAGARLHIESLCFLNSPSLKLRILNLEKDPACFSLWEGQPIDASQEKWTARASQLTLSLEACTDRTGCQNSLKQTSGLWRCVDLKDACIEVAMATADGSPLLQVPPPGGIVRVGVACEQYLSNTSVEQLFFVLDLYGYFGRVSEKIAKAVKRKQLEDIRDKSFSGKLMDKVPSDAAVSLSVKNLQLRFLESSSVNIEGMPLVQFVGDDLFTSATHRTLGGAIIVSSFLRWGSVVIGCVDDEGHLPCENGSFLSSKENALSLSDNGYPQLRTVFWVHKNEKHLLNGNAYSVPFLDISMEHVIPLYEQDLESHSLNVSASVSGVRLAGGMNYAEALLHRFGILGPDGAPGTGLCKGLENLQKGPLSKLFKATPLIVDNSEDVGSMREGKEISFPQLKKPDDVDVTIELRDWLFALEDAQETAERWWFSSHVDEGREERSWHASFHGLRVNAKSSPTDVPGGKGQLRRIKQHPVELITHLQVGIQGLQILKPHLQKDIPSSTLIANGGKGFTNTVGGIGVEVRLILGGENVDDEMVNWEVENLKFSVKQPIEAVVTKDEVQHLTFLCKSEIDSIGRITAGIIRLLKLEGSVGQSVIDQLGHLDGKAQYNDT; the protein is encoded by the exons ATGGAGTCAATACTGGGTCGGGCTCTGGAGTACACTCTCAAGTACTGGCTCAAGTCCTTCTCCCGCGAACAGTTCAAGCTCCAAGGCCGCACCGTTCACCTCTCCAATTTAG ATATCGATGGAGACGCCTTGCATTCCAGCGTCGGATTGCCGCCGGCGCTCAACGTCGCCACCGCCAAAGTCGGCAAGCTAGAGATTACA CTTCCGTCGGTGAGCAATGTGCAAACGGAGCCAATCGTGGTGCATATTGATAGACTCGATCTGGTTCTCGAGGAgaattctgattctgatgaatCTCTTAGTTCGAACTG CTCCACGCCGTCGGCTGCCTCCGCCAAGGGAAGTGGTTATGGTTTCGCTGATAAG ATTGCAGATGGCATGACTATACAAATTCAAACAGTTAATCTTTTACTTGAAACTCGTGGTGGTTCTCGTCGCCAAGCGGGAGCAACATG GGCTCCACCTATGGCATCTATCACCATACGCAACCTTTTGTTGTATACTACCAATGAAAACTGGCAG GTTGTAAATCTTAAGGAAGCACGGGAATTCTCCAGTCACAAGAAGTATATATATGTCTTCAAA AAACTGGAATGGCAATCTTTGTCTATTGATCTCTTACCTCATCCCGACATGTTCACAGAGGCTGCATTTGGCCACTCTCAAGGGGAATCAAACTTTAGGGATGATGATGGCGCAAAGCGTGTATTCTTTGGAGGAGAGCGTTTTATAGAAGGAGTATCAGGAGAAGCATAT ATCACAATTCAGAGAACTGAGTTGAATAGTCCACTTGGGCTTGAGGTTCAATTGCACATCAATGAAGCTGTTTGCCCTGCAGTAAGCGAACCAG GATTACGTGCACTTCTCCGCTTTATGACAGGAGTATATGTTTGTCTAAACAGGGGTGATCTTGATTCCAAGATTCATCAG CGATCCACTGAAGCAGCTGGGCGTTCTCTTGTCTCAATTGTCGTAGATCATATATTTCTTTGTATTAAAGATACTG AATTCCAGCTTGAGCTTTTGATGCAGTCCCTCTGCTTTTCTCGG GCCAGTCTCTCTGAAGGAGATAATGATAATAACTTGACCAGAATTACAATTGGTGGCTTATTTTTAAG GGACACCTTCTGTAGCCCTCCATGTATCTTAGTGCAACCATCAATGCAAGTTGTCACAAGAGATGCTTTCCATGTGCCAGAATTTG CCAGAAGCTTTTGCCCTCCAATATATCCTTTGCAAGAACAGGAGTGGCAATTGATCGAGGGAACCCCTCTAATATGCCTCCATGCTCTTAAGATCATGCCTTCTCCACTTCCACCATCCTTTGCTTCTGAAACTGTTATTGACTGTCAGCCTCTTGTG ATTCATCTCCAGGAAGAATCATGCCTGAGGATATCCTCTTTATTAGCTGATGGAATTGTTGTCAATCCTGGTGACATTTTACCAGATTTCTCAGtgaaatcttttattttcaatctaaaagGACTGGATCTTACAGTTCCTTTTGACAAGACCAAATTGGATATTTCCAAAAGTGACATGGACAATACAGTCCAGACCTCCTTTGCTGGAGCAAGGCTTCATATTGAAAgcctttgttttttaaattcacCCTCACTGAAACTAAGAATTCTGAACCTGGAGAAGGATCCTGCTTGCTTCAGTCTTTGGGAAGGTCAACCAATTGATGCTAGCCAGGAGAAATGGACTGCTAGAGCATCCCAGCTTACTTTATCTCTGGAAGCATGTACTGACAGAACTGGATGTCAAAATTCCCTTAAACAGACATCAGGATTGTGGAGATGTGTTGATCTGAAAGATGCTTGCATTGAAGTAGCTATGGCAACTGCTGATGGCAGTCCATTGTTACAAGTTCCCCCTCCGGGGGGTATTGTTAGGGTTGGAGTTGCTTGCGAACAGTATCTGTCCAACACTTCTGTTGAACAATTGTTTTTCGTCCTGGATCTATATGGTTATTTTGGGAGAGTTAGTGAAAAGATAGCAAAGGCCGTAAAAAGGAAACAATTGGAGGACATTAGGGACAAATCTTTTAGTGGAAAGCTGATGGACAAGGTTCCTAGTGATGCTGCTGTGAGTttatcagtgaaaaacctccAACTTCGATTTCTGGAGTCATCTTCTGTGAATATTGAGGGGATGCCTTTAGTGCAATTTGTTGGAGATGATCTGTTTACTAGTGCCACTCACAGAACCCTTGGTGGGGCTATTATTGTTTCATCTTTTTTACGTTGGGGGAGTGTTGTGATAGGTTGTGTAGATGATGAGGGGCACTTGCCGTGTGAAAATGGCTCATTCTTGAGTTCTAAGGAAAATGCTCTCTCATTGAGTGATAATGGATATCCTCAACTAAGAACTGTTTTCTGGGTGCATAAGAACGAGAAACATCTATTGAATGGAAATGCTTATTCAGTCCCTTTTCTGGACATAAGCATGGAGCATGTCATACCATTATATGAACAAGACTTGGAGTCTCATAGTTTGAATGTCTCAGCTTCTGTATCTGGTGTTCGTCTTGCTGGAGGAATGAACTATGCTGAAGCCCTCCTGCATAGATTTGGAATACTTGGGCCTGATGGAGCTCCTGGGACGGGTCTTTGTAAAGGGTTGGAAAACTTACAAAAAGGACCATTGTCAAAACTTTTTAAGGCAACTCCTCTCATTGTTGATAATTCAGAAGATG TTGGAAGTATGAGAGAAGGGAAAGAAATCAGTTTTCCTCAATTGAAGAAGCCTGATGATGTGGATGTAACTATAGAATTGAGAGACTGGTTATTTGCCCTTGAAGATGCACAAGAGACAGCTGAAAGATGGTGGTTCTCAAGCCATGTAGATGAAGGCAGAGAAGAGAGGAGTTGGCATGCATCTTTCCATGGTTTGCGAGTAAATGCAAAAAGTAGCCCAACGGATGTTCCAGGTGGAAAAGGACAATTGCGAAGAATAAAACAACATCCAGTAGAATTGATTACA CACTTGCAGGTTGGAATTCAAGGTCTGCAAATCTTGAAGCCACATTTGCAAAAAGACATTCCTTCATCAACGCTAATTGCAAATGGGGGTAAAGGATTCACCAACACAGTTGGAGGAATTGGTGTTGAAGTTCGCTTGATATTAGGTGGGGAGAATGTCGATGATGAAATGGTCAATTGGGAAGTGGAAAACCTAAAATTCTCTGTTAAACAACCG ATTGAGGCAGTTGTAACCAAGGATGAGGTTCAGCACCTCACTTTTCTGTGCAAATCTGAAATTGACTCAATTGGCCGGATAACTGCTGGAATTATACGGTTGCTGAAGTTAGAAGGTTCTGTTGGTCAGTCTGTAATAGACCAACTCGGCCACCTAG ATGGAAAAGCACAATACAATGATACATGA